The Cyprinus carpio isolate SPL01 chromosome A19, ASM1834038v1, whole genome shotgun sequence genome has a segment encoding these proteins:
- the LOC122148868 gene encoding CMP-N-acetylneuraminate-beta-galactosamide-alpha-2,3-sialyltransferase 2-like: MERGDEENQATGYDHPEDQGAAAGHSETGELTGSFDGSEPGSPLPEPAAFHRMNKAPVEGYEKDVGSRTTHRIMYPESATNLDNNTHLVQLPFKTLDIQWVTSALTDGSIKR; this comes from the exons ATGGAGAGGGGGGATGAGGAGAATCAGGCCACAGGGTACGACCACCCCGAGGACCAGGGTGCAGCAGCAGGGCACTCAGAGACAGGAG AGCTGACTGGTTCTTTTGATGGCAGTGAGCCTGGGTCCCCTCTGCCAGAACCTGCTGCTTTCCACAGGATGAATAAAGCACCGGTTGAAGGCTATGAGAAAGATGTGGGATCCAGGACGACCCATCGCATCATGTACCCAGAAAGTGCCACTAATCTGGACAACAACACACACCTGGTGCAGTTGCCCTTCAAAACACTGGATATCCAGTGGGTCACCAGTGCTCTAACTGATGGATCTATCAAACGGTGA
- the LOC109111311 gene encoding CMP-N-acetylneuraminate-beta-galactosamide-alpha-2,3-sialyltransferase 2-like gives MRWCKSIKVISMVLLSTAIFTVTIHKVPYGHFKDLVNNSMVERLFHDEPCACMERCLAASDDKWFTEHFRKDVPPVLSLNNSVFSDHIFKWWQSLQSRSKANFSQVITELFSVIPGEERYRDAGPSRCRTCAVVGNSGNLLGSYYGPLIDNHDFVFRMNKAPVEGYEKDVGSRTTHRIMYPESATHLDNNTHLVLLPFKTLDIQWVTSALTDGSIKRTRFKVIHKLQANKDKVMVMHPAFMHYVHNTWLHIKSRRSYPSTGFLVLIFALHICDEVSVFGFGSNSKGTWHHYFEKTPKSFKRTGKHSGGIEHETILELQQRKLIDLYTGW, from the exons ATGCGGTGGTGTAAAAGCATAAAGGTCATCTCCATGGTTCTGTTAAGCACCGCCATCTTTACTGTGACCATACATAAAGTTCCTTATGGACATTTTAAAGATTTGGTGAACAATAGCATGGTGGAACGTCTCTTTCATGACGAACCCTGTGCCTGTATGGAGCGCTGTTTGGCTGCGAGTGACGACAAGTGGTTTACTGAACATTTCAGAAAAGATGTCCCCCCAGTGCTCTCTCTCAATAACAGCGTCTTCTCTGACCACATCTTTAAGTGGTGGCAG TCTCTACAATCAAGGAGCAAAGCTAATTTCTCCCAAGTGATTACGGAGCTGTTTTCTGTCATTCCTGGAGAGGAACGGTACAGAGACGCTGGCCCGTCCCGCTGCCGAACCTGTGCTGTGGTGGGGAACTCTGGGAACCTTTTAGGATCATACTATGGTCCTCTTATAGACAACCATGATTTTGTATTCAG GATGAATAAAGCACCGGTTGAAGGCTATGAGAAAGATGTGGGATCCAGGACGACCCATCGCATCATGTACCCAGAAAGTGCCACCCATCTGGACAACAACACACACCTGGTGCTGTTGCCCTTCAAAACACTGGATATCCAGTGGGTCACCAGTGCTCTAACTGATGGATCTATCAAACG AACACGGTTTAAGGTTATACACAAGCTACAAGCCAACAAGGACAAA GTGATGGTTATGCACCCTGCTTTCATGCATTATGTGCACAACACTTGGCTGCACATTAAGTCTCGAAGATCTTATCCATCTACTGGTTTCCTTGTGCTAATATTTGCTCTGCACATTTGTGATGAG GTCAGTGTGTTCGGCTTTGGCTCGAACAGTAAAGGCACCTGGCACCACTATTTCGAAAAAACACCCAAGTCTTTCAAACGCACTGGTAAACACAGTGGAGGGATTGAGCACGAGACCATCTTAGAACTTCAGCAAAGGAAGTTGATTGATCTGTACACAGGGTGGTGA